Proteins co-encoded in one Papaver somniferum cultivar HN1 chromosome 5, ASM357369v1, whole genome shotgun sequence genomic window:
- the LOC113277278 gene encoding probable glutathione S-transferase: MEDGVVVLLDVWGSTYGMRIRIALAEKGIKYECIEEENILVKSPLLLKMNPVYKRVPVLIHNGKPICESLLILEYIDQVWKHKSPALLPSDAYQRGVARFWAAYVDAKIYEGSAKKVWMSSGEEQDKVSKEFIDCLKVIEKELGEKPYFSGEEEMGFVDVALIPLYCYFYPLEMFGKFSVETECPKLMNWAKKCMKKESVFQSLVEPKKIYQAMLDFRQTTL, translated from the exons ATGGAGGACGGAGTTGTGGTTCTTTTAGATGTTTGGGGAAGTACTTATGGAATGAGAATAAGAATTGCTTTAGCAGAAAAAGGAATCAAATATGAGTGcatagaagaagaaaacattcTTGTAAAGAGCCCTTTGCTTTTGAAAATGAATCCGGTTTACAAAAGGGTTCCTGTTTTGATACATAACGGGAAACCTATTTGTGAATCACTCTTAATTCTTGAATATATTGATCAAGTTTGGAAACACAAGTCCCCTGCTCTTTTGCCCAGTGATGCTTACCAGCGAGGCGTCGCTAGATTTTGGGCTGCATATGTAGATGCAAAG ATATACGAAGGAAGTGCGAAGAAGGTGTGGATGAGTAGCGGAGAAGAACAAGATAAAGTTAGTAAAGAGTTTATAGATTGCTTGAAGGTGATAGAAAAAGAGCTTGGAGAAAAGCCTTATTTCAGTGGTGAAGAAGAGATGGGGTTTGTGGATGTGGCTTTGATTCCCTTGTACTGTTATTTTTATCCTCTTGAGATGTTTGGAAAGTTCAGTGTAGAAACCGAGTGTCCAAAGTTAATGAATTGggcaaaaaagtgtatgaagaaaGAAAGTGTGTTTCAGTCGCTTGTTGAACCGAAAAAGATATATCAAGCCATGTTGGACTTCAGACAGACTACCTTATGA